The Psychromonas sp. MME1 genome window below encodes:
- the pepN gene encoding aminopeptidase N codes for MSQVASIEEVVEKKPQEKYLADYQVANFAITTIDLEFDLYDMQTVVTATSKMYRTNAEKKPLFLYGEQLKLVSLLIDGIAYDDYQEVEGGLQINGLANEFELQITTEIDPQANKAFEGLYKSGDAFCTQCEAEGFRRITYYLDRPDVMAKFTTKISADKTLYPSLLSNGNRIAQGDLENGRHWVSWQDPFPKPAYLFALVAGDFDCLQDTFVTKSGREVALELFVDKGNLDKTAHAMVSLKKSMEWDEQRFNLEYDLDIYMIVAVDFFNMGAMENKGLNIFNSKFVLANAKSATDQDYLGIEAVIGHEYFHNWTGNRITCRDWFQLSLKEGLTVFRDQEFSSDLGSRSVNRIANVKIIRNHQFAEDAGPMSHPIRPESVMEMNNFYTVTVYNKGSEVIRMMHTLLGEEKFQQGMQLYVQRFDGQAVTCDDFVAAMQDASGVDLTLFKRWYSQSGTPQVTVSDYYDQANKSYQITFKQKNLPTADQKSKQVLHIPIDIELISPSGEVFDLGNGEKSKVLSLTHKEQTFVFANINEKPVPSIFRGFSAPVKYKYAYSDEQMLHLITYATDDFSRWDAGQNLFNKYLIANVNLHKSEQAMNLPSMFIDAFKSILTAQHLDPALIADMFDFISETGAMELFDTVDIEALHSAREFMLAELAKQLLNEFVKVYEYYQVTGDYQPECDDIARRKLTNLALLYISKGDPVLADKLVLEQIAQCNNMTNHLAALTAANSAQLSCRDSVMADFDEQWHQNGLVMDKWFALQATVASPKVLENIKALFDHRSFDFSNPNRVRALLGTFAQANPYFFHVIDGSGYRFLTDQLIKLNEQNPQVASRLITPLIQFKRLDEKRKGLIKEQLNRLLALDNLSLDLFEKVSKALVQ; via the coding sequence CTTTTTATACGGAGAGCAATTGAAACTCGTTTCTCTGTTAATTGATGGCATTGCTTACGATGATTATCAGGAGGTTGAAGGGGGCTTGCAAATTAATGGTTTAGCAAATGAATTTGAGTTGCAAATAACCACTGAAATTGATCCGCAAGCAAATAAAGCATTTGAAGGTTTATACAAATCGGGAGATGCATTTTGTACGCAATGTGAAGCTGAAGGCTTCCGCCGTATCACCTATTATTTAGATAGACCCGATGTGATGGCTAAATTCACGACCAAAATCAGTGCAGATAAAACACTCTACCCATCGCTTTTGTCAAATGGTAATCGCATAGCACAGGGGGATTTAGAAAATGGACGCCATTGGGTTTCTTGGCAAGATCCCTTCCCAAAACCTGCTTATCTATTTGCTTTAGTTGCAGGGGATTTCGACTGTTTACAGGATACCTTTGTCACTAAAAGTGGTCGTGAAGTTGCGCTGGAGTTATTTGTTGATAAAGGAAATTTAGATAAAACCGCTCATGCTATGGTATCCCTCAAAAAATCCATGGAGTGGGATGAACAACGTTTTAATTTAGAGTATGACCTTGATATTTATATGATTGTTGCCGTCGATTTTTTCAATATGGGGGCAATGGAAAATAAAGGGTTAAATATATTTAACTCTAAATTTGTACTGGCCAACGCTAAAAGCGCAACGGATCAAGACTATTTAGGTATTGAAGCGGTAATCGGTCACGAATATTTCCATAATTGGACGGGTAATCGTATTACCTGTCGGGATTGGTTCCAATTGAGTTTGAAAGAGGGGCTCACGGTTTTTCGTGATCAAGAGTTCAGCTCGGATTTAGGTAGCCGTAGCGTTAATCGTATCGCCAATGTTAAAATTATTCGTAACCATCAATTCGCGGAAGATGCTGGGCCAATGTCTCATCCTATTCGACCTGAATCGGTGATGGAGATGAATAACTTTTATACCGTTACTGTTTATAATAAAGGCTCCGAAGTTATTCGTATGATGCATACACTATTAGGTGAAGAAAAATTCCAACAGGGGATGCAGCTGTATGTGCAACGCTTCGATGGTCAGGCTGTTACCTGTGATGATTTTGTTGCCGCCATGCAAGATGCCAGTGGGGTGGATTTAACGCTGTTTAAACGTTGGTACTCGCAATCGGGGACACCGCAAGTAACGGTGAGTGATTATTACGATCAAGCTAATAAAAGTTATCAAATAACTTTTAAGCAGAAAAATTTGCCAACGGCGGATCAAAAAAGTAAACAGGTATTACATATCCCTATCGATATCGAATTGATTTCACCATCGGGTGAAGTATTTGATTTGGGGAACGGAGAAAAAAGTAAAGTACTCAGCTTAACACATAAAGAGCAAACTTTTGTTTTTGCTAACATTAATGAAAAGCCCGTCCCTTCTATTTTCCGTGGATTTTCTGCTCCCGTGAAATATAAGTATGCCTACAGTGATGAGCAAATGTTGCATTTAATCACTTATGCTACGGATGATTTCTCTCGTTGGGATGCGGGGCAGAATTTATTTAATAAATACCTCATTGCTAACGTTAATTTGCATAAATCAGAGCAGGCAATGAACTTGCCAAGCATGTTTATTGATGCCTTTAAGTCTATTTTGACTGCACAACATTTAGATCCCGCATTAATAGCAGATATGTTCGACTTCATTAGTGAAACCGGTGCTATGGAGTTATTTGATACGGTCGATATTGAAGCTTTGCATAGTGCACGCGAATTTATGTTAGCTGAGTTGGCAAAACAGCTATTAAATGAATTTGTTAAGGTTTATGAATATTATCAAGTTACTGGTGACTATCAACCTGAGTGTGACGATATAGCGCGTCGTAAATTAACTAACTTGGCGCTGTTATACATTAGTAAAGGTGATCCTGTTTTAGCTGATAAATTGGTTTTAGAGCAGATCGCGCAATGTAATAACATGACCAATCACCTCGCTGCATTAACGGCAGCAAATAGTGCTCAGTTAAGCTGTCGAGATTCAGTCATGGCAGATTTTGATGAACAATGGCATCAAAATGGTTTAGTTATGGATAAATGGTTTGCACTACAAGCGACTGTGGCTAGCCCTAAGGTGCTTGAAAATATCAAAGCGTTATTCGATCATCGTAGTTTTGATTTTAGCAATCCTAATCGTGTACGTGCGTTATTAGGTACATTTGCACAGGCTAATCCTTATTTTTTCCATGTGATTGATGGCAGTGGTTACCGTTTTTTAACTGATCAACTGATTAAACTTAATGAGCAAAACCCGCAAGTTGCATCTCGATTAATCACACCGCTAATTCAATTTAAGCGTTTAGATGAAAAACGTAAAGGGCTCATTAAAGAGCAATTAAACCGTTTATTGGCATTAGATAACCTCTCGTTGGATCTTTTTGAAAAAGTAAGTAAAGCATTAGTTCAATAA
- a CDS encoding PhnA domain-containing protein, which translates to MPIKTSLAARSNESCELCGSTNHLSVYEVPPVSEPNSDKSILVCDVCLQQIEKKSEMDSNHWRCLNDSMWSQVPAVQVTAFRMLTRLAVSEGWAQDLLDMMYMEDEQKAWAEYGVAADTIEEKAPTRDSNGTILVAGDNVTLIKDLDVKGAGFTAKRGTPVRNISLTDNPEQIEGRVNGVRLVLLTCFLKKMPLFED; encoded by the coding sequence ATGCCAATTAAAACAAGTCTAGCAGCGCGTAGTAACGAATCATGTGAGTTATGTGGCTCAACTAACCATTTGAGCGTTTATGAAGTACCGCCTGTTTCTGAGCCTAATTCAGACAAATCAATATTAGTTTGTGATGTTTGTTTACAACAAATAGAGAAAAAATCCGAAATGGATAGTAATCATTGGCGCTGCCTCAATGATAGTATGTGGAGCCAAGTTCCTGCTGTTCAGGTGACCGCATTCCGTATGTTGACGCGATTAGCCGTGAGTGAAGGATGGGCGCAGGATCTGCTTGATATGATGTATATGGAAGATGAACAAAAAGCGTGGGCAGAGTATGGTGTTGCAGCTGATACGATTGAAGAAAAAGCGCCTACACGCGACTCTAATGGTACGATTTTAGTTGCCGGTGATAATGTAACATTAATTAAAGATCTTGATGTGAAGGGAGCTGGTTTTACAGCGAAACGTGGCACACCAGTGCGAAATATTTCTTTAACAGATAACCCTGAGCAGATAGAAGGGCGTGTTAATGGTGTACGACTTGTTTTGTTGACCTGTTTCCTGAAGAAGATGCCATTGTTTGAAGATTAA
- the tpiA gene encoding triose-phosphate isomerase, with the protein MRTPLVMGNWKLNGTKESVTALIKGLESAADAATNVEVAVCPPAIFIEQVAGLVANNSIKFGAQDVSTHVNGAYTGETSPVMVKEFGAKYSLVGHSERRQYHNETDAVVAAKFVAIQENGLVPVVCIGETLEERETDKTFAVVETQLKAVIDVAGIDALENSVIAYEPVWAIGTGKVATSEQAQEVHAHIRNWLAAQSKVVAEKVQILYGGSVKASSAKELFAQADIDGGLVGGAALIVEEFVGIIEGAK; encoded by the coding sequence ATGAGAACACCACTAGTAATGGGCAACTGGAAATTAAACGGCACTAAAGAATCTGTTACAGCACTAATCAAAGGATTAGAATCTGCTGCAGATGCTGCGACCAACGTTGAAGTTGCTGTTTGTCCTCCTGCTATTTTCATCGAGCAAGTTGCAGGATTAGTTGCTAATAACAGCATTAAATTTGGTGCTCAAGATGTAAGTACTCACGTAAATGGCGCATACACAGGTGAAACTTCACCAGTTATGGTTAAAGAGTTTGGTGCTAAATATAGCTTAGTGGGCCATAGCGAACGTCGTCAATATCACAACGAAACTGACGCTGTTGTTGCGGCTAAGTTTGTTGCAATCCAAGAAAATGGATTAGTACCTGTTGTATGTATTGGTGAAACACTTGAAGAGCGTGAAACTGATAAAACATTTGCTGTTGTTGAAACTCAACTTAAAGCAGTTATCGATGTTGCTGGTATTGATGCATTAGAAAACTCTGTAATTGCCTATGAGCCAGTATGGGCAATTGGTACAGGTAAAGTTGCAACTTCTGAGCAAGCTCAAGAAGTACATGCTCATATCCGTAACTGGTTAGCAGCACAAAGTAAAGTTGTAGCAGAAAAAGTACAAATTCTTTACGGTGGCAGTGTTAAAGCTTCTAGCGCAAAAGAATTATTTGCACAAGCAGATATCGATGGTGGTTTAGTTGGTGGTGCAGCGCTTATTGTTGAAGAATTTGTCGGTATTATCGAAGGCGCAAAATAA
- the ttcA gene encoding tRNA 2-thiocytidine(32) synthetase TtcA — protein sequence MSQLQSPKQQFTLKKLSKGLRHLTGQAIADYNMIENGDRVMVCLSGGKDSFTMLDILLQLRAAAPIDFSIIAVNLDQKQPGFPEHILPQYLTTLGVEFKIVEQDTYSIVQDKLEAGKTTCSLCSRLRRGILYSTAKQLGATKIALGHHRDDMLATMMLNLFFGGKLKSMPAKLVSDNGEHVVIRPLAYCKEKEIEQYAQLKAFPIIPCNLCGSQPNLQRQLSKEMLNEWDEKFPGRLESMFTAMQNVIPSHLADTQLFNFKEINKDSGVINGGDIAFDKEDIQQAPVIMDNIEAQYYAQQPSVQIKQLT from the coding sequence ATGTCACAATTACAGAGTCCAAAACAGCAATTTACCCTCAAAAAATTGAGTAAAGGGCTACGTCACTTAACAGGTCAAGCTATTGCTGATTACAATATGATTGAAAATGGCGACCGCGTTATGGTCTGCTTATCCGGCGGCAAGGATAGCTTTACGATGCTTGATATACTCCTGCAACTTCGTGCTGCAGCACCAATCGACTTCTCAATTATCGCGGTCAATTTAGATCAAAAACAGCCAGGATTCCCGGAACATATTTTACCGCAATACCTCACGACATTAGGGGTAGAATTTAAAATTGTTGAACAAGACACCTACAGTATTGTTCAAGACAAATTAGAAGCAGGCAAAACCACTTGCAGTTTATGCTCTAGACTGCGTCGTGGCATACTCTACAGTACGGCTAAACAACTTGGCGCCACAAAAATTGCATTAGGTCACCATAGAGACGATATGCTGGCGACGATGATGCTCAACCTGTTTTTTGGCGGTAAATTAAAATCCATGCCAGCAAAACTTGTCTCTGATAATGGCGAACACGTAGTGATCCGCCCGTTAGCCTATTGTAAAGAAAAAGAGATAGAACAATACGCACAACTAAAGGCGTTCCCGATTATTCCCTGTAACCTGTGCGGTTCTCAACCCAATTTACAACGCCAATTATCCAAAGAGATGCTTAATGAATGGGATGAAAAATTCCCCGGGCGTCTCGAATCTATGTTTACTGCAATGCAAAACGTGATTCCTTCACACCTTGCAGATACACAACTATTTAATTTCAAAGAAATTAATAAAGATTCTGGGGTTATTAATGGCGGAGATATTGCCTTTGATAAGGAAGATATCCAACAAGCCCCTGTTATTATGGATAACATTGAGGCACAATATTACGCACAACAACCAAGCGTACAAATTAAGCAACTGACCTAA
- a CDS encoding GGDEF domain-containing protein: MSAYKKYIWVNSLPMILLAIVITFAVKLIFNPVLFQQQESIAKQFHLSNIEPIMNSRQLDLLVAYNLFDYIKVNNKTSSNPLVYEKPNRDIASYILPIEMSKITANDGSQSIEYRAANQLLLDLFKSILGVLYFTLAIAIINMHLNYNRLLKRIETSLVEEINDINSPQSILSKVSHSIRQQKTTFHRALQNKEQQISSLTHQVNTDTLTGFFNRYAFREALTAILSANGEIKHAILFFIRASELNTINATGGFQKGDQYIKDIAQIIAKVCNEIQHVNTYRLCGSDIAIIAENMTVVEAQRIATKLKVQFDHYQKLNQLDSVAYNGISAIVSGQLFEQALSRTDIALAKAQAEGVNCWAFQQNNTSEKEEGQQQWKIIIENIIANQSIMLLHQPIQPIQRNMKGYQQIFTRFIGENNNMIPTDTVFAMAQRVDMIIELENMIIETLINQCRHKADGNTRWGINLTSTAIQDSHFIVWLERLLLRESKIASCLIFEMREQILDVNLAASKRIFEMLKRTGTRSAICNFGKGIGSFRLFKELKPNYVKIDSGLISNIERDNTDQQFLRMIIDVSHRMNCYVIAEGVEHLEQKQTLESMYIDGVQGFLIARPSPL, from the coding sequence ATGAGCGCATATAAAAAATATATCTGGGTAAATTCTTTGCCTATGATATTACTCGCAATAGTTATCACTTTTGCTGTAAAGCTAATCTTCAATCCAGTGCTTTTTCAGCAACAAGAATCAATTGCAAAGCAATTTCATCTTAGTAATATCGAACCAATAATGAACTCAAGGCAACTAGATTTATTAGTCGCATACAATCTGTTTGATTATATAAAGGTAAACAATAAAACAAGCTCTAACCCTCTTGTTTATGAGAAACCGAATAGAGATATTGCCAGTTATATATTACCTATCGAAATGAGTAAAATAACAGCTAACGATGGTAGCCAAAGCATCGAGTATCGTGCTGCAAACCAATTATTGTTAGATCTGTTTAAAAGTATTTTGGGCGTTTTGTATTTCACGTTAGCAATAGCAATAATTAACATGCATTTAAACTATAACCGTCTTCTAAAACGCATAGAAACCAGCTTGGTTGAAGAAATTAATGACATAAATTCCCCACAAAGCATACTAAGTAAGGTATCTCACTCCATTCGTCAGCAAAAAACAACTTTTCATCGAGCTCTCCAAAATAAAGAACAACAAATTTCTTCCCTCACACATCAGGTTAATACCGATACGTTGACTGGTTTTTTCAACCGTTACGCTTTCCGAGAAGCGCTCACAGCGATCCTCAGTGCTAATGGTGAAATAAAACATGCCATTTTATTTTTTATTCGTGCGAGTGAATTAAATACGATAAATGCAACGGGAGGTTTTCAAAAAGGCGATCAATACATCAAAGATATTGCTCAAATCATTGCTAAAGTTTGTAACGAAATTCAGCATGTTAATACATATCGTCTATGCGGTTCAGACATCGCCATTATCGCTGAAAATATGACCGTTGTAGAAGCACAACGCATTGCCACTAAATTAAAAGTACAGTTCGATCATTACCAAAAGTTAAATCAATTGGACAGCGTTGCCTACAATGGTATTTCTGCCATTGTATCAGGGCAATTATTTGAACAGGCTTTATCACGTACTGACATCGCATTGGCAAAGGCACAAGCTGAAGGTGTCAATTGTTGGGCTTTTCAACAAAATAACACCAGTGAGAAAGAAGAGGGACAACAGCAGTGGAAAATAATCATTGAAAACATCATTGCCAATCAGTCAATCATGTTGTTACATCAACCTATTCAACCAATCCAACGTAATATGAAAGGTTACCAACAAATTTTCACTCGTTTTATTGGTGAAAATAATAACATGATCCCTACTGATACTGTTTTTGCGATGGCTCAACGTGTTGATATGATTATAGAATTAGAAAATATGATCATTGAAACATTAATAAATCAGTGCCGTCATAAAGCCGATGGAAACACACGATGGGGAATTAATTTAACTAGTACCGCCATACAAGATAGCCACTTTATAGTCTGGCTAGAACGTTTATTACTACGAGAGTCTAAAATTGCGTCTTGCCTCATTTTTGAAATGCGTGAACAAATATTAGACGTCAACCTTGCAGCCAGTAAGCGTATTTTTGAAATGCTCAAACGCACAGGTACACGATCTGCTATTTGTAATTTTGGTAAAGGGATAGGTTCATTCCGTTTATTTAAAGAACTCAAACCTAACTATGTAAAAATTGATTCTGGCTTAATAAGCAATATTGAGCGTGATAACACAGACCAGCAATTTCTACGCATGATAATTGATGTCTCTCATCGCATGAACTGCTATGTTATCGCTGAAGGTGTTGAACACTTAGAACAAAAACAGACATTAGAAAGCATGTACATTGATGGCGTTCAAGGTTTTCTTATTGCACGTCCAAGTCCACTCTAA